The Lactuca sativa cultivar Salinas chromosome 2, Lsat_Salinas_v11, whole genome shotgun sequence genome includes the window GGGAAACCCATGAGACTTGAACTGGTTGGATTGAACATTGTTACCCGTGTCCCCATGCCATCAGTGCAAAAGGTTATTTTGGGAAATCCCACTAATCCTTCTCCAAGGTTCGAATTCTCTTCTTCTATACTAGAGTAAATAACTAGTGGCATTGTAAATCTGAGACATTTCTTATGTTAGAATTGTTGGAAGAGGGCATTTTGACAGCTTTGGAGGTAGAATTGCTGGAAGAGGGCAAAGGCGTGGTGGTTTTGGTGGCGGTGGgaggagtggaagtgggagaagCGGTGGGTCTCCAAAGATAGTGTCGGCTGAAGAGCTTGATGCTGATTTGGAGAGGTATCGTATGGAAGCAATGCGTATAAAGTAAGAAAGAAATGGTTGTTGAGTTGAGGGGTTTATATTTTTGTTGAAACTTGAAAACATCCAAAATTTTGTCATGTAGAGTGTGTAGACTCACTGTCACTGTTGAAAAGGTGGTAGATAGCAATTAGCATACAGTAATTTGGGTGGTTGGTTTCTGCATAtgatttttgagttttgagatgattaaTTTGCTAGTGCAAGCttcattttttattcttaataccTTTAGGAGTATGCAATATATTCTCAATGGTTTACTTCTTTAGGGGTGTCGATCTCTTTTTATTTCATTAACCTTTCCATAGAGTTTCAATAACCATAAGGGAGTATAAGATCAGTAAGGCTCTAGAACAAGCAATGGAGCTTCCAATGATACTACTATATATCATATATGGTACACTTAAAGAGGAGGTACTTGAGCTATAGGTAATGCATTTTGACGACAAATTAAGATAAATTCATATTGGCCATCTCACTTGCACGATTTAACTCTTGTGTTCAAGATCTTGAAGAAACATTTCTTGTTTGCTAAGCTTAGCAAATGTGCTTTTTGTGTAACAAAATAAGAGTATCTGGGGGATATTATTTCAAAGGAAGCAGTAACTATAGATCCTAGAAAGATAGAAACCATAGCATAATGGACATAACCTGCCAACGTTAAGCAACTAAGGGTTGTTATGGGCCTTATCATGTATTATTTTTTGTCAAAGGGGTATATATAGGAGCATCTCTAAGCCACTCACTCAGGTATTAAGTAAGGATGCTTTTTCTGGAATGAAGAAGTTGATTAAGCTTTTACAAGAATTAAAGAAAACCATGTTCCAACCACATGTATTGACGATACTTGACTTTGATTTATCATTCACTAACAAGGTTGATAAATCTTGACATGGAATATGTAATGTTTTAATGCAAAAGGGGACATCATATTGCCTTTATTAGCAAGGACCTTCCAGTAagaaaactatcattatcaaactaTGGAAGGGAGTTGTTGGCAATTATACATGATGTCCACCTTCTGTTTAGACACCGTCATCAAGATTCATTAATGAAGTATGAAGTAGCTTATAGAGAATAAACTATCTACTCATTTTCAACAAAAATGAAAATGGATGTGTATTCTTTTGGCTTTTGATTATGAATTCCAATACAAGACTGGACTATAAAACAAAGTTGGTTATGGACTTTCATGTGTCACAAGTGGCAAAGTGATGCATATGGTATTTTTCACAATCTTTCATATTATTAAGGGATATGTTTTGAGACGTTCCCCATAAATGTAAGTGAGCATAATTGAGGATGCTTTTGGTTGTGTGAACCCAAGTGTTGAATTTCACCCTCTTATGTTTTCCAAGTGTGCAATGCTTGCAGAACTCTAGTTTCCCTTTGTTGTATGTTGTAACCTTCAAGAAGATCATGCTTGTTTAACCAAGTTGACAATGCCAGCCAGATCTTGATGGTATCTGTTTCAATGGATATATAGACATTTTATAGGTAAGATCCTTTTTCATGTATATGCCTTTCAATTTGAGCAAAACAGCAGTGCATtcattcttcttctctttcttagTTTGGCCGGTTTATCTGTTGCTTCTAAATTCATCTATAGATCATCATAGAAACGAGTATCTTGATCTAGCAGTGAAAGGTCATATTCACTGATGTCATTGTCAATTATCACCTTAATAGGCTTTGAAAGAGAAGTCAACTGAAACCTTGTAGGTTTAGAAGAAATCAATTAAAGTATTAAACCTTTGCGGGTTTCATGGAACTTGGATTTGATACCACTTGTATAAATCAACCAAAGAAGGATGGaccaatataaataaagagaaaatAAGACGTAAGAAATTGGGTGGGAAACCTAGAAGGCACACGACTTGGTAAATGATTAATGAAGGGTAGTAGGACTAGTCGCAAATCGATGGAGGGATAGAAATTTGGGTACATGAAATGGAAAAGCCAATCAATAGGCTAGTAACAAGAGTCCTAATATAAAGCTAATGACTAATAACTATCAAATAGATGGTAATTTTCCAAATCCTGATAAGTAGGAAAAGGAAACAATACGACAATGACTCTTAAGGTATTAAACTAAGTTGGTAGTTTAGAATcagattgttattattattattctttaggGTATCAAAATGTAATTATTCTTTTCTTTATATTTGGTTGTAATATTGTCCAAATCAATATGAAATCACGTTATTCTTTAGGGAAACTAGAGTTCTGCAATTACAGTCCCTGTTCCTGCCAATCAACAGCAATCAGGTAATCCTGAGTCCTGAATCACCAATTACAACTCATGGCAGCAATAATTCAATTTTCAAATCAGGAGAAAACGATTcacaactctcacaagttctcctttTCTCTCAAACCAACCAATTATGGCTATTGGAGATCCATGATTGAATCCTTCCTCACCTCTCATAATCTTTTTTGCTATGTTGATGGAACTGTACCCTGCCCTGAACAGAAAGTCACCAATGATTCTGTAACTACCGATAATCCAAGCTACGTCCCATGGATCTGTAATGATGCCCACATCCGTATGCTCATCATCTCAACAGTTTCTGAAGACTCCTATCAGCATATTCAGGGAAAAACATCACGCGGGGTATGGTTGTCACTTGAACGGGCTTATGCTCCTGTTACTTTATCTCATGAATTCACTCTTAAAAGTCAACTTCTGAGAATCACCATGAAGGGTGATGAAAAACCGGCTGAATATCTTAGCAGAGCTCAAGAATTTGCTActgctcttgctaacattggagAACCAGTAAAGGACAAAGATCTGGTAATGCTCACTCTTACAGGACTTCGAGAGGAATACAATGGTCTCAAGGCCAACTTATTGGCTCGTGTGCCTCCTGTCAGCTTCAATGAATTACATGGCCTTCTATGCGATCATGATTATGTCTTCACAAAAATGATGACTGCCACTCCCCAAGATTTCTTGGCGAATACTTTTTCGGTTACACAATCATCATCAGTTGCTACTCCTTCGATTCAACAACCAAATATTGATCATCTTCAACAACAACTACAAAGTATTCAACTGATGGCCACTCAGCTGGGTTATCAACTAAACCCCATTCAATCTCCACGGCCCCAAGCTCATTTTGGTTCTCGGTCTTTCAATAATAATCGAGGCGGTCATGGATCTTGTGGCTCTTCTCGTGGCAACTCACGTGGTGGTTTTAATCGCTCTCGGGACAACAGTGGCACACGACAGTTTTCTTGGGCCTCCACCCAAAACACCGTCTATGGTCATTGCAACATGTGTGGTATAGGACACTTACCATCTCAGTGTCCAGCTCATTCGAACCAGTCTCAACCTGCTTCGCAGGCTAATTTTACAACACGCTAATTTTACAACACGCTCAGAGGCTGACACATCTGGACCTACTtggaagcccgacaccggtgcaactCATCATGCCACTCCAGACCTATCTAGCTTGGATAGCTCCGAGGCCTACTATGGTAATGACTCTTTACTTGTTGGTAACGGTAACTCTGTACCCATCTGTCACATTGGTTCATCTAAAATCTACTCACCAAACAAAACTTTTACCTTATCTAACATTCTTCATGTTCCTCAACTTAAACAAAATCTTTTATCTGTTCAAAAATTTTGTCTTGACAACAATGTTTTCTTTGAATTTCATTCTTCTTATTTTGTTGTGAAGGACGAGTCTACTCGCACTACCCTCCTTTCGGGTCCCAGTGAGCAGGGTTTGTACTCCGTTCGTCTTCCACAACTCAAGTCACTGCCCAAGGCTGCTTTCACTGTTGTCAAAGCCTCTTCAAACATTTGGCATCAACGTTTATGATATCCTCATGCTCAAGTTTTTCGTTCTATTGTTTCTCATTGTTCCTTACTTGTTTCGgacaaattatcaaataatttatGTTCTTCTTGTCAATGTGGAAAATCATCAAAACTATCTTTACCTGATTCTACATTTCATAGCACTAATATTTTAGATCTTGTTTATTGTGATGTTTGGGGTCCCTCTCCTGAACCATCCTTTGATGGTCATCGTTATTTTCTTTTGTGTGTTGATCATTATACTCGTTATATGTGGATTTATCCTTTAACTCAAAAATCAGATGTTCACCCCATTCTCACAAACTTTATCACCATGACTGAACGTCAATTCAACACTAAACTAAAATGTATTCAATCTGACTGGGGGGTGAATTTCGCCCTCTCACCAATCTCTGTCGCAGCCTTGGCATCATTCATCGGCGGTCTTGTCCTCACACCAGTGAGCAAAATGGCTTTGTTGAACGTCGTCATCGTCACGTTGTGGAAACTGGACTCTCTCTGTTGGCTCATTCCAGTCTTCCTCAATGTTTTTGGAACTTTGCTTTTGAAACAGCTGTATACCTCATAAATCGCCTCCCTTCTCGTGTCTCATCCAACAAATCCCCTTTTGAACATGTCTTCAAACGTAAACCTGATTACTCCTTCTTACGAGTTTTTGGCTGTCAATCTTTTCCTTTTCTTCGTCCGTACAATCATCATAAAATTGAATTCCGGTCTACTCCTTGTGTTTTTCTTGGCTACAACCCTGCTCACCATGGTTATCATTGTCTTGATCCCTCCACTGATCGGATCTACATTGCTAGACATGTTCGCTTCAATGAACACGTCTTTCCTTATCAGCCTTCACCAATACCTCCACCACCTTCTACCTCTCCTTACATCTCTAATTTTCCCGACCCACCACCCGGTTTTCCATCTGAACCACCCCGACCTCCACAATCTCCACCATCATCACCACAATCTCCACCATCATTATCTCAATCTCCTTCACCAACTAATACCAACTTACCAGCTCCACTACCAGCTCCTCGGCCTCGGCCATCCAACCTTCGCCCTAATCCTAAACAACCAGATCGATACAACCCCGTTGCCtacaccacctccacctccacatCTCCTCCTTTTGAACCTACCAACTTTACCGTTGCTAACAAGTCTTTAGAATGGCGTCAAGCAATGGCCGAAGAGCTATCTGCGCTCCATAGGAATGGCACGTGGACCCTTGTTCCCCCTGTCTCTAATGCTAATATTGTTGCTTGTAAATGGGTTTACAGGGTAAAAACTGATGAACATGGAAAGATTACCAGGTACAAAGCCCGTCTCGTGGCAAAAGGCTTTAATCAACAGCATGGTGTGGACTATCATGAGACTTTCAGTCCGGTTATCAAGCCCGCCACCATTCGTACGCTGTCAGCAACAAATGGCCCCTCAGACAGTTAGATATTCAGACTGCTTTTCTTCATGGAGATCTTGAGAAAACCGTATACATGCGCCAACCTCCGGGCTTTATTGATCAAACCAAACCTGATCACATATGCTTGTTGCATAAGTCCTTGTATGGCCTCAAGCAGGCTCCTCGGGCTTGGTTTACAAAGTTGTCTACTGCGCTTCATCAGTTGGGATTTTATGGGTCCAAAACCGATCCCTCCCTTTTTATACTAAACTCATCTGGCTCTCTTGTCTATCTTCTGGTTTACGTGGATGACATCATCATCACCGGTAACAACTCCACTGTTGTTGACTCAATCATTCAGAAACTCAATTCTCTTTTTTCACTTAAGGATATGGGACAGCTACACTATTTTTTTGGGAGTTGAAGTTGTTCACAAGGGGTCTGACTTGGTTCTTTCCCAACGGAAATATATTCGTGAGATCTTACACCGTGTTGGTCTTGCCGAGTGCAGGCCAATATCAACTCCTATGAGCACTTCTCACGTGTTGTTACCCGATGATAGCCCCTTACTTGATGATCCCTCTCGTTACAGGCAGACAGTTGGAGCTCTTCAGTATGCTACTCTTTCTCGTTCTGATATTGCTTTTGCAGTTAACAAAGTCTGCCAGTTCATGCACGCTCCTACTGAGAACCATTGGGCCGGTGTCAAACGCATCCTTCGTTATCTTAAGGGCACCATCGACTTGGGGTTATGGATTCGACATAATACGGGGTATCAGCTTCAAGCCTTTTCAGATTCCAATTGGCACTCCAATCTTCATGCCTTCTCGGACTCTGACTGGGCAGGTTGCCCAATCGATCGTCGATCCACGGGGGGATTTGCTATCTATTTAGGTTCGAATCTCATCTCTTGGTTTGCTCGCAAGCAGAAAACTGTATCTCGATCTTCAACAGAGTCTGAGTACAAGGCTATTGCAGATATTGTTGCTGAATTGATTTGGTTGAAGTCCTTGCTTCGAGAACTTGGTTTGGCCAGCACGGCACCCACACTTTGGTGTGACAAGCTTGGTGCAACATATCTCACGGCTAATCCAGTTTTTCACGCTCGTACTAAACATGTTGAAGTTGACTATCATTTTGTTCATGAACAAGTAACTCAGGGAAAACTAAATGTCAAAGTTCATCTCTACAAACGACCAaattgctgatatttttacaaagccCCTGTCATCTCAGAAGTTTGAGTTTTTGCGCTCCAAGTTGCAGGTTGCTAACCGCCCTGAACTTGCGGGGGAATATTAAACTAAGTTGGTAGTTTAGAATcagattgttattattattattattctttaggGTATCAAAGTGTAATTATTCTTTTCTTTATATTTGGTTGTAATATTGTCCAAATCAATATGAAATCACGTTATCAATTCCTTATTATTGTTATAAGGGAAAAATCCGAATGATGCATCAACAACATGTGTTAGAAAGTTCTTTTTATTGGCATAAGTTATGCTCTCTTGACATACCATGTATGTTATGCTTGAGGATGGGGAATAGATGTGGCAAAGCAGACAACTAAATATAACAGGTAAAGTTGTTTTATAGACATAAGGTATGTTCTCTCAAGAATTTCACAAAACTATAGACATAAGTTTACTTGCATTTTCCGATCATAATTTGATATTCATGACATACTACTGCTTGTTAAATGTTAAAGAATACCAATTGTTATAATAGAAAGGACAAGCAAAAAGAAGCAGTTGAAAACAATCTTCACACGTTACGTTGAATGGTAACAAAAAATGTATATACATTTGAGGGGTGAAATTGTGCAACTATGTATTACAAAAATGTTGAGGGAGGAAGGGAGGGAACCTAAGAAGAAAAGCAACAAAaaacatacatttacacatatGTATCTAATGTCTTCCATAAATAACAGGATATTTACCAGATGCACCTTGCCATGACCTGACTAACCCCTTCAAAAATTCAACTTGTGCTTGTACAATTTATGAATCAACTCAACTCCGACGTAAACGTTTGTTTATATACTTTTTTACTTTGATTTGATTGAAGCATATATCCTGAGACCAAAACCTTGAGATGATTATTCTTAATTAACAACACCCACCACCCACCTTCACTCATATGCCAACTTCCAAATCTCCTCTCCTCTTGTACATCAATAAACACAAACCCTCGGCCCAACACACCGCATGCGTTCAACTGTTCCATGCAAATTCCATTAGCATATGTACTAACAATAatgatatacatacatatatatatatatatatatatatatatatatatatatatatatatatatataatcaagagaGAATAGTAGTTAGTACCTGAAGAGTACGGGTTATTTGATACTTTGAACAGACGTGTACAAGTTTgacatatatgtatgtattttgcgtatttatttatttccacAACAGTAACAGAACCAGACACACCCACCCACCGCTCACAAAAATTTCATCTCAGGATCAAGGCCTTGTCCACATCAACAATCCAAACCAACCACACAACATTTCAACAGAAAACCAATCAATTTGAGATCACCCGGTCCAGGTATTTTGACGAATCGAACAACCATCTTTGACTTTGTGATTCACCCACCACTTCACTCAGCTTTGATTCTCAACTCAACTCAAGAAAAGGGGACTCTCTCAAAAATGGAAAATACTATTTTAATATGCAATCTAATTccatagtccttcacttgataaCTGAAGTAGACCACGCATCTGAAGGTAAGGATTCTCCAATAATT containing:
- the LOC111912211 gene encoding uncharacterized mitochondrial protein AtMg00810-like, producing MTSSSPVTTPLLLTQSFRNSILFFHLRIWDSYTIFLGVEVVHKGSDLVLSQRKYIREILHRVGLAECRPISTPMSTSHVLLPDDSPLLDDPSRYRQTVGALQYATLSRSDIAFAVNKVCQFMHAPTENHWAGVKRILRYLKGTIDLGLWIRHNTGYQLQAFSDSNWHSNLHAFSDSDWAGCPIDRRSTGGFAIYLGSNLISWFARKQKTVSRSSTESEYKAIADIVAELIWLKSLLRELGLASTAPTLWCDKLGATYLTANPVFHARTKHVEVDYHFVHEQVTQGKLNVKVHLYKRPNC